A single window of Anaerocolumna chitinilytica DNA harbors:
- a CDS encoding GumC domain-containing protein: MRSENCNNGIGYRKWLLVFFLVISLYSCLFVMKASAESIIYVLQGSGKVYDWKDVMSRYEIYGMDYQINLTGYQLEAAKALTADETYSKAQSDYLTIQARIQELNLARESLLNARNTAAAQSVELEGPGGEASDNTGLTNENPGESIVNKLEGITPDSQMQISDIDAQLNAIEAQLASYQQSAATFSKNASDDKLSRDLAAFYKDYQGLLTQDGKHKVLHSFLQNCLNLMVGQEQMKYDSLNQEYINLQKQIEEIKYQYGYSTKGQVDEISLNLSENTRVSAQNQENYNLLNSYIKQETGLSESDTIQYNIVLNHKNYTVATEINSFVQSTPSYLQLKNMETSYQNYLTSGGITNTAYQNQIGLTIKSYQLQEVQLQRKIGNFVRKAINFYDDSFRKMTSIKQNLEIADNKCKAIEESQKYKKASKLEVKKAYLDRQSVSLKYYSSCMEVLMWEDILENKIYLEDE, encoded by the coding sequence ATGAGAAGTGAGAATTGTAATAATGGTATAGGTTATAGAAAATGGCTATTGGTTTTCTTCCTTGTTATTAGCCTTTACAGCTGTCTTTTTGTTATGAAGGCTTCTGCAGAAAGTATAATCTATGTTCTGCAAGGAAGCGGAAAGGTGTACGACTGGAAGGATGTTATGAGCCGGTATGAGATTTATGGAATGGATTATCAGATAAATCTTACAGGCTATCAGCTTGAAGCAGCAAAAGCATTAACCGCAGATGAAACTTATTCAAAGGCCCAGTCTGATTATCTTACTATTCAAGCTAGGATACAGGAACTCAACCTGGCAAGGGAAAGCCTTCTAAATGCAAGAAATACAGCAGCAGCACAAAGTGTTGAATTAGAGGGGCCAGGAGGTGAGGCTTCAGATAATACAGGATTGACGAATGAGAACCCTGGCGAATCAATCGTAAATAAGTTAGAAGGAATAACTCCTGACTCTCAGATGCAAATCAGTGATATCGATGCTCAGTTGAATGCTATAGAGGCACAACTAGCTTCCTATCAGCAGAGTGCTGCCACATTTTCTAAAAATGCATCAGATGATAAATTATCCAGGGACCTTGCTGCCTTCTATAAAGACTATCAGGGCTTATTAACCCAGGATGGGAAACATAAAGTACTTCATAGTTTTTTGCAAAACTGTCTTAACCTGATGGTAGGTCAGGAGCAGATGAAATACGATTCACTGAATCAGGAGTATATTAATTTACAGAAACAAATTGAAGAAATTAAATATCAATATGGTTATTCCACCAAAGGGCAAGTTGACGAGATTTCCTTAAATCTCTCGGAAAACACCCGGGTATCCGCCCAGAATCAGGAGAATTATAATCTGCTGAATTCTTATATTAAACAAGAGACAGGACTTTCTGAAAGTGATACAATCCAATATAATATAGTATTAAACCACAAGAACTATACGGTAGCAACGGAGATAAATTCCTTTGTACAAAGTACTCCTTCTTATTTACAACTTAAGAATATGGAAACCAGTTATCAAAATTACCTTACATCGGGGGGGATTACAAACACTGCTTATCAGAACCAGATTGGACTTACGATAAAGAGTTATCAATTGCAGGAAGTTCAACTGCAAAGAAAGATAGGGAACTTTGTACGTAAAGCAATAAATTTTTATGATGATTCCTTTCGAAAAATGACATCTATAAAGCAGAATCTAGAGATAGCCGATAACAAATGTAAAGCCATCGAAGAGAGTCAAAAATATAAGAAGGCTTCCAAATTGGAGGTGAAAAAGGCTTATCTGGACAGGCAGTCTGTTAGTTTGAAATATTATAGCAGCTGCATGGAGGTACTGATGTGGGAAGATATTCTGGAAAATAAAATTTATCTGGAAGATGAGTAA
- a CDS encoding protein kinase family protein: protein MEDRNLEIFRQYNIKIYNTYRIRGAFIAETDKGLKLLRSLESSKPRVEFENTLLEILSDFPYVDLYMRNNAGELITEDGAGNKYLLKNWYPGEECNLRNESDIACGAANLAMLHSILREVPLSEEQVSKNTGPDLLELFDKRNRELKRVRSYIREKKKKNEFELCYINCYDEFYEQAKEATRLLLESNYKDLMQEAKEHCYVCHGNYTYHNIIMVNSAQNAAAMPRTRIREDLISAAVFKNKPTVEMATTNFDKASIGVQITDLYFYIRKCLEKNDWDVDIGSMIVNSYTDVLPLDRDERKLLYILLLYPEKFWKITNFYYNGKKSWVPQRNIQKLLGTWEQSKGRKKFLECLANTLN, encoded by the coding sequence ATGGAGGATAGAAATCTGGAGATATTTAGACAATATAATATAAAGATTTATAACACATACAGAATCAGGGGGGCATTTATAGCAGAGACGGATAAGGGACTCAAGCTGTTGAGAAGCTTGGAAAGCTCGAAGCCAAGGGTGGAATTTGAGAATACCCTTTTGGAGATTTTAAGTGATTTCCCTTATGTGGATTTATATATGAGAAATAACGCCGGAGAGCTCATTACAGAGGATGGAGCGGGAAATAAGTACCTGCTTAAGAATTGGTATCCGGGGGAAGAATGCAATCTAAGAAATGAGTCGGATATTGCATGCGGAGCCGCTAATCTTGCAATGCTGCACAGTATCTTAAGAGAAGTGCCTCTTTCCGAAGAGCAGGTTAGTAAAAATACCGGACCTGATCTTTTGGAGCTTTTTGATAAAAGAAACCGTGAGCTTAAGCGGGTAAGAAGCTATATCAGAGAAAAGAAAAAGAAGAACGAATTTGAATTGTGCTATATTAATTGCTATGATGAGTTCTATGAGCAGGCTAAAGAAGCAACAAGACTACTCCTTGAGAGTAATTATAAAGATCTCATGCAGGAGGCGAAGGAGCACTGCTATGTCTGCCATGGAAATTATACGTATCATAATATTATAATGGTAAATTCTGCTCAAAATGCAGCAGCTATGCCAAGGACCCGAATAAGGGAAGATCTTATATCAGCTGCGGTTTTTAAAAACAAGCCGACGGTAGAAATGGCAACTACTAATTTTGATAAGGCAAGCATAGGAGTACAAATTACGGATTTATATTTTTATATCCGGAAATGTCTGGAGAAAAATGATTGGGATGTTGATATCGGAAGTATGATAGTAAATTCATATACAGATGTTCTTCCTCTTGATAGGGATGAAAGGAAACTTTTATACATACTTCTCCTATATCCCGAAAAGTTCTGGAAGATTACAAACTTTTATTACAATGGTAAAAAATCCTGGGTCCCTCAGAGAAACATTCAGAAGCTTCTTGGAACGTGGGAGCAGTCCAAGGGAAGGAAGAAGTTTTTGGAATGCCTTGCAAATACCCTGAACTAA
- a CDS encoding CPBP family intramembrane glutamic endopeptidase, protein MNKAGKYLGTVLPLLLALAIQVLGAAWIGIAYSVVRMFQLASRDGADLSNAGLDIVTEVQDPQFLMVISAVFGIVGIIVFGLWLRHLNRGDNTRVTANHLTVKQTGIIIVLGIFLQIGLSIVLTVISNWQPGWFKGYGELMEKLGMGNSLASFLYVGIIGPIAEELIFRGVTLGKAKRVMPFFAANILQALLFGIYHMNIIQGTYAFAIGLCFGLVRFTYNTLKASIALHMSVNLSGIFLGYILSDSVLLNPVSGGLLFVASAVVIAASLIYFIRLLKNVEIEEELYTFEEN, encoded by the coding sequence ATGAATAAAGCAGGTAAATATTTGGGAACAGTACTGCCGCTTTTGTTGGCGTTAGCTATACAGGTATTAGGAGCTGCTTGGATTGGAATTGCTTATTCCGTAGTAAGAATGTTTCAACTGGCTTCCCGGGACGGAGCAGATCTATCCAATGCAGGATTAGATATTGTTACCGAAGTGCAGGATCCCCAGTTTCTTATGGTGATATCGGCGGTATTTGGAATTGTTGGAATTATTGTATTTGGGTTATGGCTGAGGCACCTTAATAGAGGGGATAATACCCGTGTAACAGCAAACCATCTTACGGTAAAACAGACAGGGATTATCATAGTGCTTGGAATCTTTCTTCAGATTGGGCTTTCCATCGTATTAACTGTGATTTCAAACTGGCAGCCCGGCTGGTTCAAAGGATATGGTGAACTGATGGAGAAGCTTGGTATGGGCAACTCGCTGGCTTCCTTCTTATATGTGGGAATCATAGGACCCATAGCGGAGGAGCTGATCTTTCGAGGTGTTACTCTTGGTAAGGCTAAAAGGGTTATGCCCTTTTTTGCAGCCAATATCCTGCAGGCACTTCTTTTTGGAATTTATCATATGAATATCATCCAAGGCACTTATGCTTTTGCTATCGGTCTTTGCTTTGGACTTGTAAGGTTCACTTATAATACACTGAAAGCTTCTATTGCCCTTCATATGTCCGTTAATCTAAGCGGAATTTTTCTAGGTTACATCCTTTCAGATAGTGTACTGCTTAATCCGGTCTCAGGAGGATTGCTATTTGTTGCTAGTGCAGTTGTTATAGCGGCAAGCCTGATATACTTTATCCGCCTCTTAAAGAATGTTGAGATAGAAGAAGAGTTATATACTTTCGAAGAGAACTAA
- a CDS encoding CCA tRNA nucleotidyltransferase yields the protein MRIQLPKDVDYIIKELQKHGYEAYAVGGCVRDVILGREPEDWDITTSASPQQVKEIFRRTIDTGILHGTVTVMFDKNGYEVTTYRIDGEYEDNRHPKEVTYTPYLSEDLMRRDFTINAMAYNEESGMVDIFEGLMDLENRCIRCVGSAEKRFDEDALRILRAVRFSAQLGFTIEEETLMAVRKMAGHLRNISAERIRTELNKLLLSPNPDRLLSAYELGITKIVLSEFDRVMDTKKTTYLGEEPLGNYALRCLKILENTAAVWSTDNDESSSVYLSKEKEHLVIAWSILLHGLAANEAKEVLKRLKFDNETIDYVYRMITWYNYEFILTPYGMRKAVSNIGKDLMDMLFCMRKILIQGEEDSLDCEKGEGLKQAQSLYEDILKRNECVELKNLVVNGKDLIELGIKPGKNMGLVLKELLEAVLREPSLNNKESLKNLAVEIILP from the coding sequence ATGAGAATACAATTGCCAAAAGATGTGGATTATATTATAAAAGAGCTGCAAAAACATGGATATGAAGCTTATGCGGTAGGAGGCTGTGTAAGAGACGTTATATTGGGAAGAGAGCCGGAAGACTGGGATATCACTACTTCTGCAAGCCCGCAGCAAGTAAAGGAGATATTCCGAAGAACTATCGATACCGGAATCTTGCATGGTACGGTTACGGTTATGTTTGACAAGAATGGTTATGAGGTCACTACTTACCGCATTGACGGGGAGTATGAAGATAATAGACATCCCAAGGAAGTTACTTATACCCCTTATCTTTCTGAGGACTTAATGAGAAGGGACTTTACCATAAATGCCATGGCTTACAATGAGGAAAGCGGAATGGTTGACATTTTCGAAGGGCTTATGGATCTAGAGAATAGGTGTATCCGCTGTGTGGGAAGTGCCGAGAAGCGTTTTGATGAGGATGCCCTTCGTATACTAAGGGCGGTGCGTTTCTCTGCCCAGCTGGGTTTTACAATAGAGGAAGAAACCCTTATGGCGGTTCGCAAGATGGCTGGCCATTTACGCAATATCAGCGCAGAGCGCATAAGAACGGAATTAAATAAGCTTCTGCTTTCACCGAATCCCGACAGGCTCCTATCAGCTTATGAACTTGGAATTACAAAAATTGTTCTATCTGAATTCGATAGGGTGATGGACACAAAAAAAACAACCTATCTAGGAGAAGAACCTCTTGGAAATTATGCACTAAGGTGTTTAAAGATTCTGGAAAATACAGCGGCTGTTTGGAGCACAGATAACGATGAAAGCAGCAGCGTTTATCTGAGTAAAGAAAAAGAACATTTGGTAATCGCCTGGTCGATTCTCCTTCATGGCCTGGCAGCTAATGAGGCGAAAGAAGTTTTAAAACGCCTTAAGTTTGATAACGAAACGATCGATTATGTTTACCGGATGATTACCTGGTATAATTACGAGTTTATATTAACCCCTTACGGAATGAGAAAAGCTGTCAGTAATATTGGAAAGGATTTAATGGACATGCTTTTTTGTATGAGGAAGATTCTCATTCAGGGGGAGGAAGACAGTCTCGATTGTGAAAAAGGAGAAGGTCTTAAACAGGCTCAGAGTCTCTATGAAGATATCCTTAAGCGAAATGAATGCGTGGAATTAAAAAACTTAGTGGTGAATGGTAAGGATCTAATCGAGCTTGGAATTAAGCCTGGAAAAAACATGGGACTGGTATTAAAAGAACTCTTGGAGGCCGTTCTTCGTGAGCCTTCCCTGAATAATAAGGAGAGTCTTAAAAATTTGGCGGTAGAAATAATATTACCCTAA